In one window of Mytilus trossulus isolate FHL-02 chromosome 7, PNRI_Mtr1.1.1.hap1, whole genome shotgun sequence DNA:
- the LOC134726739 gene encoding nociceptin receptor-like translates to MNNSSSNLDTTFSSILISFMILQQLIFVVAFIGNSLVIWIFLTRLKLKSSTNRFIVSLALADVLTGIVTGVQIFYFVYPVMNDNMVTCFLRYLSINYTTQVSQMTVMFTTFDRYVAICHPHHYVSVMTRKVAIILSVLPWVLSLASVGSPLLGWHIWERGCRCEYLLIFERGYYLTSSVITYSFSILTFIMYIFILKTAWRYYSRVKPVGGDSSCNHGTNKSKTMERDVRNAKVTGVVTLAFSVCWLPFMTFPFQKGIGIDQISDTGLTVMNWLVFLGMLNSIVNPFIYAWKRRDFSKECKRTFGCFKNQEDMSQTSVEF, encoded by the coding sequence ATGAATAATTCATCTTCGAATCTTGACACGACATTTTCTTctattttgatttcttttatgattttacaaCAGTTGATATTTGTTGTTGCCTTTATTGGTAATAGTCTGGTTATATGGATATTTCTTACAAGGCTGAAACTTAAATCGAGCACGAATAGATTTATAGTAAGTCTTGCATTGGCTGACGTGCTGACGGGAATAGTTACGGGTGTCCAGATATTCTACTTTGTGTACCCGGTAATGAACGACAATATGGTGACATGTTTCCTCCGATATTTATCGATTAACTACACGACACAGGTTTCTCAAATGACTGTAATGTTTACAACTTTTGACAGATACGTCGCCATCTGCCATCCACATCACTATGTTAGTGTAATGACGAGAAAAGTAGCCATTATTTTGTCCGTGTTACCATGGGTACTATCTTTAGCATCCGTAGGTTCACCATTGTTAGGTTGGCATATTTGGGAACGAGGATGTCGATGtgaatatttgttaatatttgaaaGAGGATACTATCTGACGTCATCAGTTATAACGTACTCTTTCAGCATACTAACGtttataatgtacatttttatacTAAAAACAGCATGGCGATATTACTCTAGAGTTAAACCAGTTGGTGGTGACAGTAGCTGTAATCATGGTACAAATAAGTCCAAAACAATGGAACGTGATGTACGGAATGCCAAAGTAACGGGTGTTGTAACCCTAGCATTTTCAGTTTGTTGGTTGCCATTCATGACATTCCCTTTTCAGAAAGGAATTGGTATAGACCAAATATCAGACACAGGTCTAACGGTTATGAACTGGCTTGTTTTCTTAGGAATGTTAAACAGCATTGTTAATCCATTTATTTATGCTTGGAAGCGACGGGACTTTAGTAAAGAATGTAAAAGGACATTTGGATGCTTTAAAAATCAGGAGGATATGTCTCAAACATCGGTAGAGTTTTAA